The DNA sequence TCGTTGGGTGATTTCTTCTTCACAATGGATACCCTATGTCAGTTTGGGACAAACTCCCTTGGCTTTATCTTGTAACTTGAGATGCACTTGAACTCAAAGTTGCTTGCATCAAATTGTCTGGGATGCACTCTATTGTACCAACTTCTTGTTGTCCTATTAACTTCCCAAACTATCTACCCAGTTTCATAAAATTCGggctttaaataattttaaaatgtcCAAATCTTTACTTATTTCCCTCAAATGTTCCTGTCATATTCAAACCTTgttttattatttcatgattaGACTAACTTTTAAGACCAGGCTGATAATTATACGTGCATGTCATATCACTAGAGTTaccatgaaaagaactataaaAGGAAAAGATAACTAAACAAAAACTGACTAAAAATAACAGAAAATAGGAGATTGCATTAGACAGACGGTGAAAGGGTTTGAAAAATAAAACAAGCAAAATAGACATGGGTTACAACCCTGGAACAATCCTAGATAACACTAGACGAGTTACTACAACTAAACGAACTAGGCAAAATAAGAGGAAGAAGGGTTTAAGCCACAAGACAATAtccggattacaaccctgaaataaCTCGGACAACAGAAACGACGACAAAataaactaccaagactccttcatGGCTAACCAAGAAAGGAGTGTCTTTCCAATTTTCAAGCTCGACATATTAGCCACTGAGTCACACATAAACATTTCTAGGACCTTCACAAATCTCCATCACATTGACCTCAGCAAATTGCTTTTGGGTCCCTAATACCACCTCGTTCTTAAGATCAACTTCTGGAACCAAGACTAATAGTGCTGAAAACTTTGCGGTAAGTGGCCCTCCAAGAGATTCAGAAGAGTTCTCACATTCCTTTTCAACACAAATCATGCCCAACATATGCGTCTCATTATGAACATGCAATGGACTTTGGCTAGTATCCACTGTATCTGGATTTTGTACGGTAATGTCACCTGAATCAATAAGATTCTAGACTGTTCTTTTCAGATGCCAACACTTTTCTATACTGTGCCCCGGGGCATTAGAGTAATATGCACACCTTTGAGAATAATCAAAAATTTTTGGGAGGGGGTTCAGCATTTTTATCTGAATCGGCTTCAACATGTCCAATTGCCTCAACTTTTGGAACTGACTGGCATATGATTCTCCAATAGGTGTGAAAGactttttcttttattgttgcCTATTCATTTTGTACTCTAACCTCGATTGGAACCTATTGTGGGTATGTGGTTGATATGCTTGTAGAGGTGGATAAGATATTTGTGAAGGTGGTGTAGGCCATTGCGGGTCTTGTGGATATGGAGCATATGGCGGTGCATTATGGATAGAGTAATGGGAAAGTGAGGTATGACTTTGGGGATTTTGTGGAGAGAAGTAGCATTGGGGAGGATTATCTAGAGTACGAGGATATTCATGGGGTCGATATTGAGGATGAAAGCATTGAGTAGGAACGCCCACTAGATCTTGTCGTTGGCGGGGCTCAACAACATCTTTTCTAATTCTAtttcttcccccccccccccaaaacttAGTGAGATGTTCTGAATGTCTTCTGTAGTACCTTTTAATGCAGAATAGCTCATGATTTTGCCtgacttgattccttcttctaccaTCTCCCCCATTTTTACCACATCATCGAAAGGCTTACCTAAAGCTGGGATCAAATGACTGAACTAGGTGGGTCCCTGAGCTTGTAGGAAAATCTTAACCATTTCTTCTTCATTAATTGGGGGATTGACCCGAgcagcttgttctctccatctgagtCCAAACTCTCCAAAACTTTCCTCGGGTTTCTTTTCTATCTTAGATATGGAGGATCGGTCTAGGATAATatctatattgtactgaaagtatcgaacaaaatcttgagccatgtcatcCCATGTATACCACTTACTGACATCTTGACGAGTATACCATTCTAAGGCTGCCCCACTTAAGCTCTCACTGAAATATGCCATCAACAGCTCATCTTTCCCGCTAACACTTCTCATTTCACTATAATAACCCCTTAGATGGGCCACTGGATCTCTACGCCCGTCATCCAAGTTAAACTTCGGCATTTTAAACCCCGCGGGCAGATGAATATCAGGAAACATACACAAGTCATTCTAAGACATGTTAATCTGATTTCCCatcccttgcatgttctttaaGGATTATTctatacctttcagctttctgGATATCTCATCTCGCCCTTCTTTTCCTGTGGACTTTTCATTTTCAACATAAGGCTCATTCTGAGGGTTACGATTATACGAGTCCGGGACCTGGTGGGCCAACTCTGGGGAGTAGTATTGGGCATCATGAGGTTTGAACTGGTGTTCACTGTTGGACCTAAGGAGAGGTTGTTGAGAGGTTGTGATGGTGACAGGAGGGCTATTTTCGGGAAATATAGTTGGAGGACGAATGATGGAGCTACTAGGGAGGTTGGGAAGGCTATGATAAGTGGAAAAATCTGGAGAGTATGGTGGATCATCTGACACTATGACCGGAGCTTGGGTGAGGGTGGCATTTAGGAATCTAGGTGGTGGCGAGGGTGGTGCCTTACCAATCATCCAAACCTGATACATGTCTGTGATGTATTATCTTAACATCATTTCCTCTTCAACCAACCTAGTGTCTCGTTCAGACAATTATTTTCGGGTACCAGTATCAACCAACTCAACTCTGTTATCGTCTGCCATTGCCTTTCGACTTTATGGTGTAGGAATGAGTTACCGGTTTAAGAACCACAAACCAATCACCCTTCTGCTATAATGAAGATAACACAGAGGAACAAAATGAAGTCATCATGTTAGCGTTAGGGCATTTAAATGCAAGTATTATCATATTATATACAATGCACCTAGTCACAATTATCGATTCTGAAATGACTTCGAGGGTATAAAGGTCATCTTAGCATCATCCCAATTTTACACTCCTGGctcttttcctctttttttcctTTCTAGCACTCCTTGGTTTTTCATTTTCTTCCCTCTCTTTTCTTTCTGATCATCGCTCTTTTCTTGCATCCCGCAGTTTCCTCTCATTTTTCACATCCCACAACCTAatctcttttttttaattttataaataatttgatCGAACCCTATGtaggttgcctatgtatcatgtTCCACATGAATCAGACCAAGCGTAGTTCTGGAAAAGTAATGGACAAAATAAACTAAAAACaaaaatctttttggatttttcattAATAATTTTTTGGTTTTCACATACAGAATAGTAAGTATGATAACAAAAGACTCGACGAACTCAACTAGACTATGACAGACTCCGACACCCCCTAAAAGACTCGATACTACTGTACAAGATTAGAAAGTAAAAGACAACATGAATGATAGACTCAAAACATAAAAGTATCTTCAAGCAGCTTAGGTATGCAACGACGCAGATTAGAATGGTCCTGGGGTGTCTGTCATGCTCAAGCTCTAGTTAGTAGATCCACAGAAAAATAAGACCAAATAGAGTTGAAGACTTAGAATATTATGTGAGACAATAACACTTCCTATTGGACACATGCAAGACATGATTGTGCAAAATAGCCTACGTGGCCAAAAGATGGCTAGAAGTGAAAACTCAACAAAGATGACCTCTAAGACATGGAAAATTTACTTTGCAGAAATGACCCATTTTGGAGAAATGGCCTATGTGGCCAAAAAATGGTTAAGCATGCAAATTTAATAGAATGGACCTTAAACAGAGAGGACACCTTGTTGTGGACTTAGGACTCTAAGACATGGGTTAACAAAGTACTTTTGCGAAAATGGCCCTATTTTGCAAGAACGGCTGATGCGGCCTAAAAGTGGTTAGGCATGCAAATTCAAAAAGGACGGACCTTAAAATGAGGATATAGCTAATTGTGGATTCAAGACTCTCCAAACACGATTCAACAAGCCACTTTGCAAAAAGAGCCATATTTTACGAAAAAGCTGATGTGGCCAAAAATGGTTAGACATGCAAGATTTGGCTACGACCCTCGAAGCCAAGAACTTAAGACTCACTAGGAAGACTGGACCCTATGTGGACTGCATACGTATCCCGCCCCGAAAGACGAGATTCATGtatgcgtagttcgggaagattgGATACggaagaaaagtaaaaaaataactgATTTGGAGAAAATATATCTTTTGTCTTTtagaaaaataatgaaaaatgtaaaatctttttggattttctttttctcttttttttttatttttgggaaaAACTATGAAAGAAAAATGTGGATGGGCCCAATTTGCTTCATTTTATACTTCACCCTCTTTTCTTTCTCACTGGTCCACCAAATAACCCCTTCACCCTTAAAGAaaacaacatgtagcacataggGATGATTAAAAGCCTTTTTGGGCCATGGTCCCGTATTGACATAATTTGGATAGGCCTCCTACAAAGGGACACGGTGCCTGGGACCGAGCCCTGCTAGGTCTAAATAACATGATGCGAATAAGCATGACCGAAAAGCTAACCTACGTTTGGGGTTCACTAGACAAGGCAATTCGGGGCGGCACTTGGTCGATAGCGGCTACTCTAGCTGTCCGCTCACTCCACGCTCCCACGTCACCCCCTAAAGACACGGGTGACTCACAAAAGGCCGTGTACGCTCAAACGTACTCCAGAAGACTTGTTGCGGAAAAAAGACCCATGGTTATGCAAATGATGACAGTTATAAAGCAGTAAACACATAAGAAAAAAGTGATAAACAAATAAACAACAAAAAACaggaaataaaacaaacaaaccaaataaacaaagaaaataatgaaaacaaacacCTCAATCGAATATTCTAAAAAGCCAACAAGATCGAGTACCAGCTGAACTTGCAACTCCCCAGCAGAGTTGCCACCTAGCATTTGGTTTCGGTGTGCCAGGTCAccgtttaaaaataatttttctttcAAAACATGTTTGACTCTAAAACTGACTGCACCAGAAATTCTAGATaagggggttcatttgactcgggaagaaggtgttaggcattccccgagtcccgtgaagGTCACGGTTGCGTACGTGATCAAGTCGGCTTTTAAAATATTCGAATTGAGGACAAAAcacataaaaagaaaataaacacaAAAGAGGCTTGAGGTCGTCCCCatctaataaaagaaaaataagagaaaagaaaagaaagtgctAAGAGGAAATATGCTAAGAGTTCTAATCTATCCTAGACTGTGCTTCTTCCACGATCTAGCCTCGACTTCCGTTTACATTCACTTCGGGGCATTCCCCGGATAAAAGagtattaaaaatatatacaaactcTACGGGGCGTTCCCCGGATGAATTAATTGACTAAGGGGGTGACCTCTCACCTCAAACGAAATTAAAACACGAACATCCTAAAGGTTTACCTACCCCAGTGTTGTCGGCCTAACATGCTCCTAGCATTAACGAAACTAGTAGTAACGAAGCAGAAATCAAACATATCATATTAAACCCAATTCTCTTTAATTATGTACCAAACCTCCACTGTATGTTAGTCTTTGTTCTACCTAATTCAACTTTACTGAATAATTAATAATCCACAAAAGATATAGCAAGCAACTCAATATTCTCAGAAAGTCATCAAACCAATTTCAAATAAACTAGTGAACGAAACATCTAAAGAAACTAACTTTAAAAAAATAGACTAGTGAACGAAACAACTAAAGCATGTCAAACCAAATTAAGCCAGAAATTCACTCAGGAATATTCAAATAACTGTGTAAAGGAAAACGAAATGGACCTCAATGTAGCTGGAAATTGATTGTTCCACTGCTTTGAACTCAAAAATGTAACAAACCACGGACGAAAACTCGAATCGGCACCGGAAAGCTCACACTACGACCTTCGACGACCTCGAAACTCGCCGGAAAACTCGAATCAAATGCGACCTCGGATGACCTCCATTTTTAGAACCAAAATTCGAAAGAAGAAACTAGAATATTTTATATATTTCCTTTTCCGAATTTTCAGAAATGGCAGCGAAATCGGCCTGGCGTCTTCTTCAACAGTATCGGAAGCAGCCGTAAAAGTTGAAATTGCCGAAAAATTAGTATTGGTCATTTCTTTGTTATAGAATCGGAGGTGGCTTTTTGTCACTGTAATGTCAAAGGTAAGAGTTTTGAGAGGAGGGAGTTTTTGTTGAAACAGAAGAAGGAGCAGCGATCAGTTTTTAAGAATTCCCCTCAGACGCCTCTATTTCATCTCGTCACCCTTTCTGTATGTCGGTGTGTTGACAAATTGGTTGCCTGGCATGGCTAATAGGAGAAATCATAAGTTTTTGTGATTGTTTGTGTTATGTGATGAAGTTATTTGAATAACCTTAAGCCAGGAGAGATTTATGAAATTGCCACAGCGATCAGTAAGCATGCTATGGGAAGCCTCGAAAATGGAGTGAGTTGCGGCTGCTCAGTGAGGGAGATGACGAGTGGCCTCTTTAAGAATGGTAACTGCGGCTCTTAGCTTAGAGAAATTCCCGTAGGGTTTTCATAATTGGATATTTTCTGTGGAGGTGGGAAGGGATGATGGCCATTGGATTAGAGAGAAATAGATGGCTAAGATTAAATCTTACATTTTAAGTGGAGAGTTGGCTAATGGGTTGGGAAGAATGGGCTTTTGTCTTGCTGGGTCACTAAAATCCGAAAATGATCTCCTAATTGGCCCAAATTCCATTCTTTCTcaatgaacaaaaataaaaaatactaccaaaatatactaattaatctaagttaataagaataaactattagagtgaactatatattaaaataaaaatatttttgatattgtttaaaTGTTATAAAAAAGGTAGAGAAAACTATGTTAAAGTAatggtaaaaattaaaatattatcattataaaatactaataagcttaaataaatttaaaacaaaaaggataaaaataaaaagatatataataagagaagaaatattataaaactatttaaaaattaaaagttgactgaaatcctattaaaataaaaataagtaaatatttttaaattactGCTTTTAAAAGTTGTGCGAGTCAAAAAATATGTGCTTACACTTCTTTTAGTTTTTGAATTCGCTACTATTCTTTTAGTTTTTGAATTCATTGTTTGAGCAGTCAACAATTATGGTGCACATTTACATGATGTTAAATCTTTAGTTGGTGTCCTAATTCTTTTatcttaataaattaatttcataGGTATTTGAAGATTTTGTGCTAATgttatttgaaatattatttcagTGAAGTGGATGATTTGAAGCCAAGTTGTATTTGGATTTCAAGGATACCTTTCACAAATTGGTAAGTGTTTCTTCTATCTTTaagataataataatatagtTATAAGTTATGACTTATAATAAAATATAGAGGTGTGATTCCTCTATTATATGTTATTTCTATTCTAGTATTAATATAAAGAGTGTGATTAATCATATTTAAAATGTTGTTTTGCTTGGCATTGTTTCTTTGTAGGAAGTTTTGTTGATGTGAATTGAGATGGACATATTTTTGACGAGGTTTAATTCTTCTCAATCAAGTTCTAGTTTTAGAGACAATTCCTCCCATCTTGTAGAGGAGTTTGATGTGAAATCACTTAATTCTGACCCCAGAGAGAGAATACCCATTGATAGGTATAGCTCCAGAATACGGGATGAAGTAAGAGAACAATACATCCAAAGAGGGCCTTGCCAACCAGTTTATCACAAATTTTCTAAGCATAGGCCTTCTAGTGTGCAAAACATGAAGGAAGGGAACCATTGATGGATGAAGTATCTTCATTTTGTGCAAAACATGATATTTTGGTACCCAAGATGGAAGAATTCTATATTCCTGGAAAGTCGAAGCGTAGGCCTTCTAGTGTTACTTATTCACATCACTTACGTGTTGAGCTTTTTTATGCAGTGATTGATTTACAACTTCGTTTTGATGTTGTGAGTAGTAACTTGCTTCTTGGTATGGCTAGCTTGAATCCGGCTAACTCATTTGCTAATTTTGATAAGGAAAGAATAATGACATTGGCCAAGCATTATCCCGATGAATTTGGTGAATTGAAGCTTCGAGATCTTAGTCGCCAACTTGACACTTTCATATGGCACATGCAACATGGTGACCCTAGGTTCTCTGATTTGAAAGAAATTGGTGATTTGGCAAAAGCATTGGTTGAGGCAAATCTTGTGGAGACTTATTCACTTATTTATTTGCTTGTGAAGTTGACTTTAATTTTACCTGTCGCAACTGCAACGGTAGAAAGAGCATTCTCATCCATGAAGTACGTCAAAGATGAATTGCGTAGTAGTATTAGTGATGCATTTTTAAATGATTGTTAGTTTGTTACTTTGAGAAGGAAGTATTTGTAAATATAAGCAATGATACTATTATTGAccgttttcaaaatataaaagcGCGTCGAGTTCAACTATGAGTGGACAATGTACTTTTGTTATATTAGTATCAAGTTAATGGTATTTGATAATATTGATGTTTTTATTTTGATCATAAATTATCATAGTCATTTCAAAGAGTTGCACCCGAACTTTATCGCTGGTGATTGGGATACTAAAGATAATGGTGTCCCCGTTATGCTtaaatcctgggtccgcctctgTATATCAGAGATAGCGATGGACACTGAATCATCTTATTTTCAGAAATTATTAGGAAGCACTTCGTTTTTTCAACTTCTATTTTTGTATATTACTTTATGTTTGTCTGTTTAATGTTGATACAAAACAATATTTTACTGCTCATTCACACATAATTAATGTTGTATTCAAGGATACAAAAAGATAATCTTATCGGAATGTGCCAAAATTTCGTAACAAATAATAACACTTCTCCCTGCCTAAAGATTGTAAGAAACAAATGAATACACCaataatttaatttcaaaaacATGGTAGAACAACTTAAAAGATAAAGAAGTATTGTGATCTCTTCATGTACAAGGTAAGTTTTGTCTATCCAACCGAACTTGTGAACAATTTGTACCAAAGTTATGACCTGCACAACATAACTTGTGAAAGCTTAACTTTACATTCTTCACCCGCTTATGAAAGTTATGATCCATGAggctattttttataattttcttaAACGGAGATAAAATTTAAATAGTGGCCTTAAACGATCCTATTCGTGTAAATCATCCCATTTTAGCGTGCGAAGTGCACCAGTAGCCACTTTTAAACCTGAGATTTAAAATATATCCAcaatttataatgtatttaaagattagccaattcACCTAAACTGCAGGAACTATCCtgaatttttgagctgctaatttggAAATCAGGACTTAGTGTCTTGAATTTTTTAGgtgctaatttaaaattcaggactaagtatcctgaatttttgaactgataatataaaatTGATGACATAAGATTTGAATTTCTGGATA is a window from the Nicotiana tomentosiformis chromosome 10, ASM39032v3, whole genome shotgun sequence genome containing:
- the LOC138900250 gene encoding uncharacterized protein, whose protein sequence is MPKFNLDDGRRDPVAHLRGYYSEMRSVSGKDELLMAYFSESLSGAALEWYTRQDVSKWYTWDDMAQDFVRYFQYNIDIILDRSSISKIEKKPEESFGEFGLRWREQAARVNPPINEEEMVKIFLQAQGPT
- the LOC138900251 gene encoding uncharacterized protein, with the protein product MDEVSSFCAKHDILVPKMEEFYIPGKSKRRPSSVTYSHHLRVELFYAVIDLQLRFDVVSSNLLLGMASLNPANSFANFDKERIMTLAKHYPDEFGELKLRDLSRQLDTFIWHMQHGDPRFSDLKEIGDLAKALVEANLVETYSLIYLLVKLTLILPVATATVERAFSSMKYVKDELRSSISDAFLNDC